Proteins encoded by one window of Chrysemys picta bellii isolate R12L10 chromosome 10, ASM1138683v2, whole genome shotgun sequence:
- the LOC135973736 gene encoding uncharacterized protein LOC135973736: MMERGHNRDSDQCRVKVKELRQAYQKTKEANGRSGSEPRTCRFSAELHAILGGAATTTPPVIVDSGSGIVSSATPEDSADGGEGEEEEEEEDELAESTQHSVLPNSQDLFLTLTEVPSQASTQDPDPMEGTSAAANSSSLPPPSRRLSQIRRRKKRTRDEMFSKIMESSRSDRAHLNEWKETVSKYRKEASEREDMRDQREDMRDQREDMRDARDERWRQEDQRRQDATLGLLREQTDMLRRLVELQKRLQENRLPLQPLFHPPPSPCSVSSSPRRVRTWGGEAPYTFPFHPSRQPKQKAVIFLTFF; encoded by the exons atgatggagagaggccacaatagggactcagatcagtgccgcgtgaaagtcaaggagctcagacaagcctatcaaaaaacaaaggaggcaaatggtcgctccgggtcagagccgcggacatgccgcttctccgccgagctgcatgcaattctagggggggctgccaccactaccccacctgtgatcgtggattccgggtcggggatagtctcatcagctacacctgaggattctgccgatgggggagagggagaggaggaggaggaggaggaggatgagcttgcagagagcacacagcactccgttctccccaacagccaggatctttttctcaccctgactgaagtaccctcccaagccagtacccaagaccctgaccccatggaagggacctcag cagctgcaaattcctcaagcctccctcctccatcccgaaggttatcacagataagacgtcgtaagaagagaacgcgagacgagatgttttctaaaattatggaatccagccgcagtgacagagctcatctgaatgagtggaaggaaacggtttcaaagtataggaaagaagccagtgaacgtgaggacatgagggaccaacgtgaggacatgagggaccaacgtgaggacatgagggacgctcgagatgagaggtggcggcaggaagatcagaggaggcaggatgcaacgctggggctgctgcgtgagcagacagacatgctccggcgtctggtggagcttcagaaacggctgcaggaaaacagactgccgctacagcccctgttccaccctcccccctccccatgttccgtatcctcctcacccagacgtgtaagaacgtgggggggggaggctccgtacaccttcccattccaccccagtagacagcccaagcaaaaggctgttatttttttaacttttttttag